The Canis lupus familiaris isolate Mischka breed German Shepherd chromosome X, alternate assembly UU_Cfam_GSD_1.0, whole genome shotgun sequence genome has a segment encoding these proteins:
- the YIPF6 gene encoding protein YIPF6 isoform X2, translating into MAKAAESSGDPGTTTPRPLFAGLSDISISQDIPVEGEITIPMRSQIQEFDSSTLNESVQNTIMRDLKAVGKKFMHVLYPRKSNTLLRDWDLWGPLILCVTLALMLQRSSVDSEKDGGPQFAEVFVIVWFGAVTITLNSKLLGGNISFFQSLCVLGYCILPLTVAMLVCRLVLLAEPGPVNFMVRLFVVIVMFAWSIVASTAFLADSQPPNRKALAIYPVFLFYFVISWMILTFTPQ; encoded by the exons TTTGCAGGCCTTTCCGATATATCAATCTCTCAAGACATCCCCGTGGAAGGAGAAATCACCATTCCTATGAGATCTCAAATTCAGGAATTTGACAGCTCCACATTAAATGAATCTGTTCAGAATACCATT ATGCGTGATCTAAAAGCTGTTGGGAAAAAGTTCATGCATGTTTTGTACCCAAGAAAAAGTAATACTCTTTTGAGAGATT GGGACTTATGGGGCCCTTTGATCCTTTGTGTGACACTGGCATT AATGCTTCAAAGAAGCTCTGTAGATAGTGAAAAGGATGGAGGGCCCCAGTTTGCAGAAGTGTTTGTCATTGTCTGGTTTGGTGCTGTTACCATCACCCTCAACTCAAAACTTCTTGGAGGAAACAT atctttttttcaGAGCCTCTGTGTGCTGGGTTACTGTATACTTCCCTTGACAGTGGCAATGCTGGTTTGCCGGTTGGTGCTTTTGGCCGAGCCAGGACCAGTCAACTTCATGGTCCGACTTTTTGTTGTGATTGTGATGTTTGCCTGGTCTATAGTAG cctCTACAGCTTTTCTTGCTGATAGCCAGCCTCCAAACCGGAAAGCCCTGGCCATTTATCCCGTTTTCTTGTTCTATTTTGTCATCAGTTGGATGATTCTCACCTTCACTCCTCAGTAA